The Zygosaccharomyces rouxii strain CBS732 chromosome G complete sequence genome contains a region encoding:
- the MPH1 gene encoding 3'-5' DNA helicase (similar to uniprot|P40562 YIR002C Saccharomyces cerevisiae MPH1 Member of the DEAH family of helicases), translating into MAPFGGEDSDLDDYELDSLSRQGVNRVVKETVTKKNIPVQRDLLGQILPGQNSYYEEIKRDVTFRPTHHALNEKNLSHYVYPTNYEVRDYQYDIVKKALFQNVLCAIPTGMGKTFIASTVMLNFFLWTIRGKIIFMAPTRPLVAQQIKACLGMTGIPHDQTAILLDKSRKNREEIWDTKRVFFTTPQVVENDLKRGALNPKDIVCLVIDEAHRATGSYAYTNVVKFIDRFSTSYRLLALTATPGTDLESVQEVIKNLDISKVEIRTEESMDIVKYMKRRIQEKIQVEPLFEMLEIVEQLGIAILPVLRQAVELGIYENCDPAQINAFKAMQQSQKIVANPNIPEGIKWRNFFILQLLNHVGQMLKRINIYGIRTFYNYFSDKSLEFTTKYGMGKSSNKTAAEFYYHPILKNMTTQCENLLADPKFLGHGKLRHVRDELVDFFARGKSDSRVIIFTELRESALEIVRCVDAMDYRHIVPHIFIGQAKGKEGFDEVSFTRNNKAKGRKKVDRLKRQEEDQQIEEEKKKRKKQEALERVSRRTGSSEEAQANGMTQKQQKEVIQKFKDGEYNVLVCTSIGEEGLDIGEVDLIICYDTTSSPIKNIQRMGRTGRKRDGRIILLFSSNESNKFDQAMKDYANLQKVITQNILEYQKSDRIIPADVDPQCREQFITISEEDQEVNDMDDSEEVIRFATDCMLGKQRKSKRNAKVGQPKKQKRFFMPDEVETGIITADKLVRKVKKPKKELPLLDNLENDSLELSSPVKSEFEGSQATMPTITDAQLKPTDPLPLPDSPPSIKRERSPSQDARVPSFSPDRPVTSNLNLGPPPPVKVKAEPFSPEQTTSDLIDFVSVGQKIDSDENRHSSPPLNRRGQDKIFDDFSNNNGGLLTPQEREYFQRNYSVNDTVAIDTLPDFSQYTKTAHIPHSTRNQGFLNLFQDMKRNEKARIIEMNRTRCIARGLQNGVLNQAKELVDPNQHAVLQNNGIQPLSREGTRLEDLDEILGSDSDF; encoded by the coding sequence ATGGCCCCgtttggtggtgaagacaGTGATTTAGACGATTATGAGCTGGATTCTTTGAGTCGTCAAGGGGTGAATCGTGTCGTTAAGGAAACGGTTACCAAAAAGAACATCCCAGTACAACGGGATCTTTTGGGTCAAATTTTGCCGGGACAAAATTCTTACTATGAGGAAATAAAACGAGATGTTACTTTTAGACCTACCCATCATGCtttaaatgaaaaaaatctgtCTCATTATGTATATCCCACGAATTATGAAGTGAGAGACTATCAATACGACATTGTGAAAAAGGCATTATTCCAAAATGTGTTATGTGCAATTCCTACAGGTATGGGTAAAACTTTTATTGCAAGTACAGTCatgttgaatttttttctatgGACTATTAGAGGGAAAATTATATTTATGGCGCCTACCAGGCCCTTAGTGGCACAACAGATCAAGGCATGTCTCGGTATGACTGGTATTCCCCATGATCAGACTGCAATTCTATTGGATAAGAGTCGTAAGAATCGTGAAGAAATTTGGGATACGAAGAGAGTTTTCTTTACGACTCCACAAGTAGTGGAAAacgatttgaaaagaggtGCCTTAAACCCTAAAGATATCGTTTGTCTTGTGATAGATGAGGCTCATAGAGCAACTGGATCTTATGCATACACAAATGTGgttaaattcattgatagGTTTAGTACTTCTTATCGACTATTAGCATTGACAGCTACTCCGGGTACAGATTTGGAAAGTGTACAAGAAGtgattaaaaatttggatataTCTAAGGTTGAAATACGAACTGAGGAAAGTATGGACATTGTTAAATATatgaagagaagaattcAGGAGAAGATTCAAGTGGAGCCCTTGTTTGAAATGCTAGAGATTGTTGAACAGTTAGGAATTGCGATTCTACCAGTTTTACGGCAGGCGGTAGAGTTAGGGATATATGAGAATTGTGATCCCGCGCAGATAAATGCTTTCAAGGCAATGCAACAGAGTCAAAAGATTGTTGccaatccaaatattcctGAAGGTATCAAATGGAggaattttttcatcttaCAATTGCTGAATCATGTGGGGCAAATGCTCAAGCGAATTAACATTTATGGCATAAGAACTTTTTACAATTATTTCAGTGATAAGTCTTTGGAATTTACTACAAAGTATGGGATGGGAAAATCTTCCAATAAAACGGCGGCAGAATTTTATTACCATCCAATCTTGAAAAATATGACTACGCAATGTGAAAACCTGTTGGCTGATCCTAAATTTTTAGGCCATGGTAAGTTAAGACATGTCAGAGATGAATTAGTTGATTTTTTTGCTAGAGGTAAATCTGATTCAAGAGTTATCATTTTCACAGAATTGAGAGAGAGTGCTTTAGAGATTGTTAGATGTGTAGATGCTATGGACTATCGGCACATCGTACCTCACATATTTATAGGGCAGGCAAAAGGTAAAGAGGGATTCGATGAAGTTTCCTTTACTCGTAACAATAAGGCAAAAGGACGTAAGAAAGTGGATAGATTAAAACGGCAAGAGGAAGATCAACAAATTgaggaggaaaagaaaaaaaggaagaaacAGGAGGCATTGGAAAGAGTATCAAGAAGAACGGGTAGTTCAGAGGAAGCTCAAGCAAACGGTATGACGCAAAAGCAACAGAAGGAAGTGAtacaaaaatttaaagacGGTGAATATAATGTTCTTGTCTGTACATCTATTGGTGAGGAAGGGTTAGATATTGGAGAGGTCGATTTAATCATATGTTATGATACGACAAGTAGTCCAATTAAGAATATACAAAGGATGGGGAGAACTGGTAGGAAAAGAGATGGTAGAATCATTCTCCTGTTTAGCAGTAACGAATCCAATAAATTCGACCAAGCAATGAAAGATTACGCTAATTTGCAAAAAGTTATAACGCAAAATATTTTAGAATACCAAAAATCGGATAGAATTATACCAGCAGATGTTGATCCACAGTGCCGTGAACAATTCATTACTATTAGTGAAGAGGATCAAGAGGTTAACGATATGGatgattctgaagaagttaTACGGTTTGCTACAGATTGTATGTTGGGTAAACAACGGAAATCTAAGCGTAACGCAAAAGTGGGACAACCCAAAAAGCAGAAGCGGTTTTTCATGCCTGATGAGGTTGAAACAGGTATTATCACTGCTGATAAGCTCGTGCGTAAGGTGAAAAAGCCTAAAAAGGAATTACCGCTATTggataatttggaaaatgattcATTAGAGTTGTCATCACCTGTAAAATCTGAGTTCGAGGGTTCACAGGCGACAATGCCAACAATTACAGACGCTCAGTTGAAACCAACCGATCCGCTACCATTACCTGATTCTCCTCCATCAATTAAACGGGAAAGATCACCTAGTCAAGATGCACGAGTACCGTCATTCTCACCCGATAGGCCAGTAACCTCAAACTTAAATTTGGGACCGCCTCCACCCGTGAAGGTCAAAGCTGAGCCTTTTTCTCCTGAGCAAACTACCAGTGACTTGATAGATTTTGTCAGTGTGGGACAAAAAATAGATAGTGATGAAAATCGTCATAGTTCGCCCCCATTGAATCGAAGGGGTCAAGACAAGATCTTCGAtgatttttccaataataatggtgGACTTCTTACCCCACAGGAAAGGGaatatttccaaagaaACTACTCAGTCAACGATACCGTTGCCATAGACACGTTACCGGACTTTTCTCAGTACACCAAAACTGCACATATTCCACATAGTACACGCAATCAGGGGTTCCTCAATTTGTTTCAAGACATGAAGAGGAACGAAAAGGCAAGAATCATTGAGATGAATCGTACAAGATGTATTGCCAGAGGGCTTCAAAATGGAGTTTTGAACCAGGCGAAGGAACTCGTTGATCCTAATCAACATGCCGTACTTCAGAATAATGGAATACAACCGTTATCTCGAGAAGGCACGCGActagaagatttggatgaaattttggGTTCAGATTCAGATTTTTAA